A genomic window from Pelagicoccus albus includes:
- a CDS encoding glycoside hydrolase family 43 protein — translation MKKTITLLAFTFATALASASNPIVTDVFTADPAAIVHEGTVYIYTGHDEAEPNKHYAMKDWLCFSSQDMKTWTAHGPILAVKDFAWAKSDAYAAHVTEKDGKFYWFVSTRHADDQNHRGMGIGVAVSDSPTGPFEDARGSALITSDMTPKGEHSWEDIDPAVFIDKDGTPWLFWGNVNCYYVKLKPNMIELDGPIMEVEGLENFTEAPWIHEKNGLYYLSYASGFPEKISYATAPSIEGPWTSRGLLAEGAFNSNTIHQSIIEFEEQWYFIYHNGSIQHPNTGDSYRRSVCIDYLYHNPDGTIQSIVQTTEGTDLPPRQ, via the coding sequence ATGAAAAAAACGATCACATTGCTCGCTTTCACTTTCGCAACTGCCTTGGCAAGTGCTTCCAACCCCATCGTTACCGATGTCTTCACCGCAGACCCTGCTGCCATCGTACACGAGGGTACCGTCTACATCTACACCGGCCATGACGAAGCAGAGCCCAACAAGCACTACGCCATGAAGGATTGGCTGTGCTTCTCCTCGCAGGATATGAAGACGTGGACCGCCCATGGTCCTATCCTCGCAGTCAAAGATTTCGCATGGGCAAAATCAGACGCCTATGCGGCCCATGTAACGGAGAAAGACGGTAAGTTCTACTGGTTCGTATCCACTAGGCACGCCGACGATCAAAACCATCGGGGCATGGGCATAGGAGTCGCGGTTTCCGATTCCCCCACAGGCCCCTTCGAGGACGCTCGTGGCAGCGCACTGATTACCTCGGATATGACTCCCAAGGGCGAGCACTCCTGGGAAGACATCGACCCTGCAGTCTTCATCGACAAAGACGGGACGCCTTGGCTTTTCTGGGGCAATGTCAATTGCTACTACGTGAAGCTGAAGCCAAACATGATCGAGCTCGACGGGCCTATCATGGAAGTCGAGGGATTAGAGAACTTCACCGAAGCTCCCTGGATTCACGAAAAGAACGGTCTCTATTACCTGAGCTACGCCAGTGGTTTCCCAGAGAAGATTTCCTACGCCACCGCTCCATCAATCGAGGGCCCTTGGACCTCACGAGGCTTGCTCGCAGAAGGCGCTTTCAACTCCAATACAATCCATCAGTCCATCATCGAATTTGAGGAACAGTGGTACTTCATTTATCACAACGGATCCATTCAGCATCCAAATACTGGAGACAGCTACCGTCGCTCCGTCTGTATTGACTACCTGTATCACAATCCAGACGGCACGATTCAGAGCATCGTCCAAACGACTGAGGGAACTGACCTACCGCCACGGCAATAG
- the ppk2 gene encoding polyphosphate kinase 2 — MDEELEMQLFEADEENAGPDASSEEKEFRRRYFRELHRMQVELVKLQDWVVANKKKIVILFEGRDSAGKGGVISRITQRLNPRVCRIAALPAPNDRERTQWYFQRYVQHLPAAGEIVLFDRSWYNRAGVERVMGFCTDEELEEFFRTVGQFEGMLMGSGIQLIKYWFSITDEEQVYRFKARIHDPLKRWKLSPMDLESRRRWEHYTWAKEEMFNHTHSDESPWWVVPADNKKKARLNCMSHLLSQVPYQEVPHQEVNLPPRERHEDYERNELPREVIVPQIY, encoded by the coding sequence ATGGATGAAGAGCTGGAGATGCAGCTATTTGAGGCGGATGAAGAAAACGCGGGACCGGATGCGAGCAGCGAGGAAAAGGAATTTCGCAGACGATACTTCCGGGAACTGCATCGGATGCAGGTCGAGCTGGTGAAGCTGCAGGATTGGGTGGTCGCCAACAAGAAGAAGATAGTAATCCTATTCGAAGGAAGAGACTCAGCCGGTAAGGGCGGAGTAATATCCCGAATCACCCAGCGCCTAAATCCTCGTGTCTGCCGCATCGCCGCCCTTCCAGCTCCCAACGACCGCGAACGCACGCAATGGTATTTCCAACGCTACGTGCAGCACCTACCGGCCGCCGGGGAAATCGTTCTATTCGACCGTAGCTGGTACAACCGCGCAGGCGTGGAACGAGTGATGGGCTTCTGTACCGACGAGGAGCTCGAGGAGTTCTTCCGCACCGTCGGCCAATTCGAAGGCATGCTGATGGGCTCGGGAATCCAGCTGATAAAATACTGGTTTTCAATCACCGATGAGGAGCAGGTCTACCGTTTCAAGGCACGCATTCACGACCCGCTTAAGCGCTGGAAACTAAGCCCCATGGACTTGGAATCGCGTCGACGCTGGGAGCACTACACTTGGGCGAAAGAAGAGATGTTTAACCACACCCATTCAGACGAGTCGCCTTGGTGGGTCGTTCCGGCGGACAACAAGAAGAAAGCGCGGCTTAACTGCATGTCTCACCTCCTGAGCCAAGTTCCCTACCAAGAGGTACCTCACCAAGAGGTAAACCTACCCCCGCGTGAGCGCCACGAGGATTATGAACGAAACGAGCTACCGCGGGAAGTAATAGTACCGCAGATCTACTAG
- a CDS encoding glycosyltransferase — protein MNTREARFGTDICFVILHYQVMEETEACVRSIREKVDTEHYAIVIVDNASPNGSGDRLKKLYRRRKRVTVLQSEKNLGFARGNNLGYDYAKNELNARFIVMLNNDTLMIQDDFLSVIEREYQKYDFAVLGPRIETNDDSPNCNPGPSTFSSTEWLDRVCRLNRKHLWRHYFRVEKLLPALKRKLMQVIKPAPEADPFEASSTQTPVKEMSEDAHRENVQLHGCCLIFSPLFTERFDGLDPRTFMFMEEEILFVQVRRSGLKTLYSPDVEILHLEDAATDAIYDKPRDKRIFYLRNQLRSAQVLRQVLRETNSA, from the coding sequence ATGAATACGAGGGAGGCTAGATTTGGAACCGACATCTGTTTTGTGATATTGCATTATCAGGTGATGGAAGAGACCGAGGCGTGTGTGAGGTCCATCAGGGAGAAGGTGGATACAGAGCACTACGCTATCGTGATCGTGGATAATGCTTCACCGAATGGATCGGGCGATAGGCTCAAGAAGCTTTATCGTAGAAGAAAGCGTGTCACTGTTTTGCAGTCGGAGAAGAATCTCGGGTTCGCGCGAGGTAACAATCTCGGGTACGACTATGCCAAGAACGAGTTGAACGCGCGTTTCATCGTGATGCTCAACAACGACACTCTGATGATCCAAGATGATTTCTTGAGTGTTATAGAGCGGGAGTACCAAAAATACGATTTTGCAGTCCTCGGGCCGCGTATTGAAACCAACGACGATAGCCCGAATTGCAATCCCGGTCCGAGTACCTTCAGCTCGACCGAGTGGTTGGATCGGGTTTGCCGTTTAAATCGCAAGCATTTGTGGCGGCATTATTTTCGCGTAGAGAAGCTGCTTCCCGCTTTGAAACGCAAGTTGATGCAAGTTATCAAACCGGCTCCAGAAGCGGATCCTTTTGAAGCATCCTCGACGCAAACCCCTGTTAAAGAAATGAGCGAGGACGCTCACCGCGAGAACGTGCAGCTTCACGGATGCTGCCTGATCTTTTCCCCGTTGTTTACCGAGAGGTTTGACGGCTTGGATCCACGGACCTTTATGTTCATGGAAGAAGAGATTCTGTTTGTGCAAGTGAGGCGATCCGGGCTGAAAACACTTTACAGCCCGGACGTGGAGATTCTTCACCTTGAAGATGCCGCGACGGATGCGATCTACGATAAGCCACGCGATAAGCGGATATTTTACCTGAGGAATCAGCTGCGCTCGGCACAGGTCCTACGTCAGGTGTTGAGGGAAACCAACTCGGCTTGA
- a CDS encoding ACT domain-containing protein has translation MNCDLKRQLTISLENRPGVLSRVAKTLAAHSVNIRGICVQDSVEQGVVRLLAEPWEEALQTLQEAGFHPVQADVVELETHSVPGALGMIAGALGAEGINIEYAYGTEPVGGASSMSIVVKVSQSERAVEVIKSFELPSE, from the coding sequence ATGAATTGTGATCTCAAGCGACAGCTAACCATCTCTCTAGAAAACCGCCCGGGGGTTCTCTCGCGCGTAGCCAAAACGCTCGCAGCGCACTCGGTCAACATCAGGGGCATCTGCGTTCAAGACAGCGTAGAGCAAGGCGTAGTTCGCCTGCTAGCGGAACCCTGGGAGGAAGCCTTGCAGACACTACAGGAAGCAGGCTTCCACCCTGTGCAAGCTGACGTGGTGGAACTCGAAACGCACTCCGTTCCGGGAGCGCTAGGCATGATAGCCGGAGCACTGGGGGCAGAGGGAATAAATATCGAATACGCCTATGGCACCGAACCGGTCGGTGGAGCGAGCTCCATGTCTATCGTAGTAAAAGTCTCCCAGAGCGAACGAGCGGTTGAAGTGATCAAGTCATTCGAGCTGCCGAGCGAATGA
- a CDS encoding aminotransferase class V-fold PLP-dependent enzyme, with the protein MPRSTVSRRDFTKVLAMGAAASGLAFPRLSKAKDALPPAATAGSSEAYWESIRAEFLMPEKVKVLNAANLCPSPKCVVDSLFEATRSFDRNPSYENRGPIAEGKESTRVLLAEFLNVTPEEIILARNTSEANNMVSLGLELKEGDEVILFGHNHPSNNAAWKNRAERYGFTIVEVPIVNPHPGHEAYLASLKERVTPRTKLISLTHLTNTLGDLFDAEGICAFAKENGILSHVDGAQSFGLLDLDLSKISPDFYTGSAHKWPCGPKEAGLLYVNARSQDRLWPCVISAGAGQVGISKTHECFGQRDEPALLAFGEALKFHNAIGKGAIEARSRELAQALMAGLAKLDGVELYTNPDPALSAAVVVFKPGDLDPKALADALYEKESIGCTARTGKFPGLRFSPHFYNLHSEIDLVLDTISKYLKRGYV; encoded by the coding sequence ATGCCACGATCCACTGTCTCACGTCGCGATTTCACCAAAGTACTAGCCATGGGGGCGGCTGCCTCCGGGCTTGCGTTCCCGAGGCTTTCCAAAGCTAAAGATGCCTTGCCCCCTGCAGCCACCGCTGGCTCGAGCGAGGCTTATTGGGAGTCGATTCGTGCAGAATTCCTCATGCCCGAAAAGGTTAAGGTTTTAAACGCAGCGAACCTTTGCCCTTCGCCCAAATGTGTGGTCGACTCCTTATTCGAGGCTACCCGCTCTTTCGATCGAAACCCCTCCTACGAGAACCGTGGTCCCATTGCTGAGGGAAAAGAAAGCACGAGAGTTCTCTTGGCGGAATTTCTGAATGTAACGCCCGAGGAAATCATCCTGGCTCGAAACACTAGCGAGGCGAACAATATGGTTTCGCTCGGCTTGGAGCTAAAGGAAGGGGATGAGGTTATCCTCTTTGGCCATAATCATCCAAGCAACAATGCCGCCTGGAAGAATCGGGCGGAGCGTTATGGATTTACGATCGTTGAGGTTCCGATCGTCAATCCGCATCCCGGACATGAAGCCTATCTGGCGAGTCTGAAGGAGCGAGTAACTCCCCGCACGAAGCTCATTTCCCTGACTCACTTAACGAATACTTTGGGTGATCTATTTGATGCGGAGGGGATCTGCGCTTTTGCCAAGGAGAACGGAATCCTCTCCCATGTGGATGGGGCCCAGAGCTTTGGTTTGTTGGATCTGGATCTGTCCAAGATCTCTCCGGACTTTTATACAGGAAGCGCCCACAAGTGGCCATGCGGCCCCAAGGAGGCGGGCCTGTTGTATGTGAATGCCAGATCACAGGATCGCCTCTGGCCATGCGTGATCAGCGCGGGAGCAGGTCAGGTAGGTATTTCCAAGACTCATGAGTGCTTCGGTCAGCGTGACGAGCCTGCCTTGCTCGCGTTTGGAGAAGCGCTTAAGTTCCACAATGCGATCGGCAAAGGGGCGATCGAGGCACGCTCCAGAGAATTGGCTCAAGCTTTGATGGCAGGTCTCGCCAAGTTGGATGGAGTCGAGCTTTACACAAATCCGGATCCCGCACTTTCGGCTGCGGTTGTCGTTTTCAAGCCAGGTGATTTAGATCCGAAAGCTTTGGCAGACGCGCTGTATGAAAAGGAAAGTATCGGCTGTACTGCGCGAACGGGCAAGTTTCCCGGATTACGTTTCTCTCCGCATTTCTACAATCTTCACTCGGAGATCGATTTGGTTTTGGATACAATCTCAAAGTATCTGAAAAGAGGATACGTTTAA
- a CDS encoding 5'-nucleotidase, lipoprotein e(P4) family yields the protein MRFSNSLKLCSLLIASQCFLAPHAHSSELREDPDSTAKNNLMYAVAWKQTAAEYRALYFQGFNMARMRLDAALAKRDEYDKPLAIVTDVDDTLLLTVDYWGHLITEGDDFFDDTIWDEWIPENRLVPTPGSLDFIQYCREQGVEVFYVTSRNQGEETYSYAVGNLEAAGFPDVTEERLTVLLDTSNKQAVQDEIAQEYEIVLFLGDNLNDFRRKYYSKDVDERMSLMEEDKAEFGSRYILFPNPTDGHWIRAIYGDSEPPPSDENRGVLMKAATRKSWQPDAE from the coding sequence ATGCGATTCTCAAATTCCCTCAAGCTCTGCTCACTTCTCATCGCCAGCCAATGCTTCCTTGCTCCACATGCTCACTCATCTGAGTTGCGCGAAGATCCGGATTCGACAGCGAAAAACAACTTAATGTACGCGGTCGCTTGGAAACAAACTGCGGCTGAATACCGAGCCTTGTATTTCCAAGGGTTCAATATGGCCCGCATGCGTTTGGACGCGGCATTGGCGAAGCGCGATGAATACGACAAGCCTTTGGCGATCGTAACTGACGTGGACGACACTTTGCTGCTTACCGTCGATTATTGGGGACACCTGATTACGGAGGGAGACGACTTTTTCGACGATACGATCTGGGATGAGTGGATTCCCGAAAATCGCTTGGTTCCCACGCCTGGATCGTTGGACTTCATTCAATACTGCCGCGAGCAAGGTGTGGAGGTCTTTTATGTAACGAGTCGTAACCAGGGAGAGGAGACGTACAGCTATGCGGTGGGCAATCTCGAGGCCGCCGGATTTCCAGACGTGACAGAAGAACGCCTGACGGTGCTTCTCGATACCTCGAACAAGCAAGCGGTTCAGGACGAGATCGCTCAAGAGTATGAAATCGTGCTCTTCCTAGGCGACAATCTGAATGACTTCCGTCGCAAGTATTACAGCAAGGATGTCGATGAGCGAATGAGTCTAATGGAAGAGGATAAAGCCGAATTTGGGAGCCGCTACATTTTGTTTCCCAACCCAACAGACGGACACTGGATCCGAGCGATCTATGGAGACTCCGAACCTCCTCCCAGCGATGAAAATCGCGGTGTTCTGATGAAGGCGGCTACCAGGAAATCTTGGCAACCCGATGCGGAGTGA
- a CDS encoding nitric oxide synthase oxygenase: MSGKFMDAEEIRRKAREAWRNNARCIGRSIWESLELLDARGAKSHEEVFEACLRHLEFSTNGGRIRSAITVFEPVARKERGIRIWNSQLIRYAGYRVRDGSILGDPEQAEFTARLMELGWEPPASRSRFDVLPLAIELPGKGVKLYEIPRQYVLEVPIRHPEFEWFEKLGLRWHALPAISDMAFVFDDCKFTAAPFSGYYMVTEIAVRNFGDENRYNMLPAVAEKLGLATNERGSFWKDRALVELCSAVMHSFKEAGVSMVDHHSAGQQFMKFVQKEEANGRSVPGDWTWLVPPMAGSSMDMYFRGYDKSRPEPAFKYQKPAWKNDRVSESAKASGCPFHS, encoded by the coding sequence ATGAGCGGGAAATTCATGGATGCGGAAGAGATTAGGCGCAAGGCCCGGGAGGCTTGGCGAAACAATGCCAGATGCATAGGCCGTTCGATCTGGGAAAGCTTGGAGCTGTTGGATGCTCGGGGGGCAAAGAGCCATGAAGAGGTGTTCGAAGCCTGCCTGCGACATTTAGAGTTTTCCACCAACGGAGGGCGAATACGTTCCGCTATCACCGTATTTGAGCCCGTGGCTCGGAAGGAACGAGGCATCCGGATTTGGAATAGTCAGCTGATTCGTTATGCGGGGTATCGGGTGCGAGATGGATCGATTCTAGGAGATCCAGAACAAGCTGAGTTTACGGCCCGTTTGATGGAGTTGGGGTGGGAGCCTCCCGCTTCTCGGAGCCGCTTTGATGTTTTGCCGCTTGCCATCGAGTTGCCTGGCAAAGGAGTGAAGCTGTACGAGATTCCGAGGCAATATGTACTAGAAGTTCCAATACGGCACCCGGAGTTTGAATGGTTTGAAAAACTCGGTTTACGCTGGCATGCGTTGCCTGCCATTTCGGATATGGCTTTTGTTTTCGATGACTGCAAATTCACTGCCGCCCCTTTTAGCGGGTATTATATGGTAACGGAAATTGCTGTAAGAAATTTTGGCGACGAAAACCGTTACAACATGCTTCCCGCTGTAGCGGAGAAGTTAGGGCTAGCTACCAACGAGAGGGGGTCCTTCTGGAAAGACAGGGCTCTTGTCGAACTCTGCTCGGCTGTGATGCACTCATTTAAGGAAGCAGGTGTCAGTATGGTCGACCACCACTCGGCGGGCCAGCAGTTCATGAAGTTCGTTCAGAAGGAGGAGGCGAATGGACGGAGTGTACCTGGCGACTGGACTTGGCTAGTGCCACCCATGGCGGGCTCATCGATGGACATGTATTTCCGTGGCTATGACAAATCTCGACCGGAGCCCGCTTTCAAGTACCAGAAACCGGCTTGGAAGAATGATCGTGTTTCCGAATCCGCGAAGGCGAGCGGCTGCCCTTTTCACTCCTGA
- a CDS encoding mechanosensitive ion channel domain-containing protein produces MTQILERISDYVSYTILINIAVVLIAAFVLNLLAKRVFDHNLRKAKNSDRRTGITFLRNAVKATIFIISMMVIVYSIPPLRSLAVGFFAGASILAAIIGFASQKAFSNIVSGIFIVLFKPFRVDDIIKINGEIGTIEDITLRHTVIRALENKRIIYPNSIIDSEPIINWSIRDEKAQKFMFISVDFEADVDRAIEIIRQESERHPSLLDLRTPEELKNGAKLVDVQLLDFQNSMVNFRVPLWAKDLPTAMNMTWDVQKAIKRRFDEERIPLGRPSQVNYSVSHLQGPKEAEA; encoded by the coding sequence GTGACCCAAATACTGGAGAGAATTTCAGACTACGTTTCCTATACGATCCTGATCAACATTGCGGTCGTCCTGATCGCGGCTTTCGTTCTTAACCTCCTAGCCAAGAGAGTCTTCGACCACAACCTGAGAAAAGCTAAAAACAGCGACCGACGGACAGGCATCACCTTCCTACGAAACGCGGTCAAGGCGACCATCTTCATCATCTCCATGATGGTTATCGTCTACAGCATTCCGCCCCTGAGATCGCTCGCAGTTGGTTTCTTTGCCGGTGCCAGTATCTTGGCAGCCATCATCGGTTTCGCCTCTCAAAAGGCGTTTTCAAACATCGTCAGCGGCATCTTCATCGTCCTCTTCAAACCATTCCGCGTGGACGACATTATTAAAATCAACGGTGAGATCGGCACCATCGAGGACATCACGCTCCGCCACACCGTGATCCGTGCCCTCGAGAACAAACGCATCATCTACCCAAATTCGATCATCGACTCGGAGCCGATCATCAATTGGTCCATCCGCGACGAAAAGGCCCAAAAGTTCATGTTCATAAGCGTCGATTTCGAGGCCGACGTCGATCGGGCAATCGAGATTATCCGCCAAGAATCGGAACGCCACCCTAGCCTGCTTGACTTGAGAACCCCTGAAGAACTCAAAAACGGGGCCAAGCTGGTCGATGTTCAGCTCCTGGACTTCCAAAATTCTATGGTCAACTTCCGCGTACCGCTGTGGGCTAAGGATTTGCCGACTGCCATGAACATGACCTGGGACGTTCAAAAGGCTATCAAGAGACGCTTCGACGAGGAACGGATCCCCCTTGGACGACCCTCTCAAGTCAATTACTCAGTCTCTCACCTCCAAGGCCCCAAAGAAGCAGAGGCATAG
- a CDS encoding nucleoside 2-deoxyribosyltransferase, producing MKIYCAGPLFTQSERDEIAAVASTLEKGGFDVFLPHRDGLEFRDLLPRLVDKGVAPEKANELVARSIFSLDAYHVLDSDGLVFNLNGRVPDEGTMVEAGIAWASGKAIVAFKDDPRSLMEGSDNPMVCGLSDFVVAHTAEEVLESFRKLFLENPNALRNREVPPPPAGEKICQALKTEDVDSVCELLIAEFGK from the coding sequence ATGAAAATTTATTGCGCAGGCCCATTATTCACGCAGAGCGAAAGGGATGAAATCGCGGCGGTTGCCAGCACTCTCGAAAAAGGAGGCTTTGATGTTTTTTTGCCCCACCGTGACGGTCTCGAGTTTCGCGATTTGCTCCCTCGGCTGGTGGATAAAGGGGTTGCTCCGGAGAAGGCCAACGAACTTGTAGCCAGATCGATCTTCTCCCTGGACGCTTACCACGTGCTCGATTCGGATGGCTTGGTCTTCAATCTAAATGGTCGTGTGCCAGACGAGGGCACGATGGTGGAAGCTGGGATTGCATGGGCCTCGGGAAAGGCGATTGTCGCTTTCAAGGACGATCCGCGATCTTTGATGGAAGGATCAGACAACCCGATGGTTTGCGGCCTCTCTGATTTTGTGGTCGCGCACACTGCCGAGGAGGTTTTGGAAAGCTTCCGTAAGCTGTTTCTCGAAAACCCGAATGCTCTGAGAAATAGAGAAGTTCCGCCGCCCCCAGCTGGGGAGAAAATCTGCCAGGCGCTGAAGACTGAGGATGTTGATTCGGTTTGTGAGCTGCTGATTGCGGAGTTCGGCAAGTAA
- a CDS encoding nucleoside hydrolase has product MKITRRPQEGWIPKRLHVNTNPRKLIIDCDPGVDDSLALILAIESKEIELIGITTVYGNADVDTTTGNALRVVELSGQPIPVARGAEVPSVIPPREHPDFVHGADGLGNTALPEPKLKPAAVRASEFIVQSINESPGEVTLMAVGPLTNLAEALALDPSIVDKVKEVVVMGGVLYRPGNVTPVAEANIYSDPHAADLVFTSPWQVTMVGLDVTLKVFLSRTNLERICKENAHYGPFLHDIHQFYMAFYESREPGSDGCPVHDSSALMYLLRPSLFQTVSGPMRVVTEGIATGQCIRAAYSFQEGLEPWSGKPRVTVPLEVNADGFIEHLMEILLPDE; this is encoded by the coding sequence ATGAAGATTACCCGAAGACCGCAAGAGGGATGGATCCCAAAAAGACTGCACGTGAATACAAATCCTAGGAAATTGATAATAGACTGCGACCCAGGGGTCGACGATTCGCTGGCACTCATATTGGCAATAGAGTCGAAGGAGATCGAGCTAATCGGAATCACAACAGTGTACGGCAATGCGGATGTGGATACAACCACCGGCAATGCGTTGAGAGTGGTTGAGCTTTCTGGACAACCTATTCCTGTCGCGAGGGGAGCTGAGGTACCATCGGTCATCCCGCCGAGGGAGCATCCGGATTTTGTGCATGGAGCGGACGGATTGGGAAACACTGCGTTGCCAGAGCCTAAGTTAAAACCGGCTGCGGTAAGGGCCTCTGAGTTCATCGTACAATCGATCAACGAGTCTCCAGGGGAAGTCACTCTGATGGCGGTAGGCCCTTTGACGAATTTGGCTGAGGCCTTGGCTCTGGATCCGAGTATCGTCGACAAGGTGAAAGAGGTCGTCGTCATGGGAGGTGTCCTCTACCGACCCGGAAACGTCACCCCCGTAGCAGAGGCAAACATCTATTCCGATCCGCATGCGGCAGACCTTGTATTCACATCTCCATGGCAGGTCACGATGGTGGGGTTGGACGTTACCTTAAAAGTCTTTTTGAGCCGGACGAATCTTGAGCGGATATGCAAAGAGAACGCTCATTACGGCCCCTTCCTCCACGATATCCATCAGTTTTACATGGCCTTCTACGAGAGCCGTGAACCTGGATCGGATGGCTGTCCTGTCCATGACTCGTCGGCGTTGATGTACCTACTGCGGCCGTCTTTATTCCAAACGGTGAGTGGCCCCATGAGAGTGGTAACGGAGGGTATTGCTACGGGCCAGTGTATCAGGGCTGCCTACAGTTTCCAGGAAGGCTTAGAGCCTTGGTCTGGCAAACCTAGAGTGACCGTGCCACTTGAAGTGAATGCGGACGGTTTTATCGAGCATTTGATGGAAATTTTGCTTCCGGATGAATAG
- a CDS encoding HTTM domain-containing protein has protein sequence MTFGSKSANTETLVPTGSSPITGIGLAWAITGLIHLLTFQWTLPTSWSGAVFCFSTILLLFKPSSFRHLTIFLASVAILLGLNYENASNHLVLEFWISASSLLSISYHFLIFDRTKRRELSILSIAAFARLQYLLIFFFAVLSKLNSDFFDPDWSCASLFAKQTIEFLKLDTISFGLLDPSRESIRISAIYLTLTCEIAIPCLLIAKKTRRLGIYVALAFHFAMGFIPILGISSFSSLSFTLLLFFFPRSALSLLDSNISSIVAPFRRRRATKAACSLIVLLTLSLAIYLHQSYFHPAVTPIAKWLWLSLSLPLLWLAFRALRATHPNRQDQEPAKDHFLPQPRTLASLNLPVVILGLLPYLGLQTQGSFTMFSNLRILGAQPNLFLANGPLLESNLELIEVLSSNHPEFESYPNSNKLITSHEFRRKAPRYNGDFHILCEYQGEIILIGRFEGQLTPHPLLLPLSPAVTRWIRFRDVSTNEHCECAW, from the coding sequence ATGACGTTTGGGTCTAAATCAGCCAATACAGAGACTCTGGTCCCAACCGGAAGCAGCCCGATCACAGGGATTGGACTCGCCTGGGCGATCACCGGACTCATCCATCTTTTGACCTTTCAGTGGACTTTGCCTACGAGCTGGTCTGGAGCGGTTTTCTGCTTTTCGACAATTCTTCTACTCTTCAAGCCTAGCTCCTTTAGGCACCTCACCATCTTCCTCGCAAGCGTAGCCATCCTCCTCGGCCTGAACTATGAAAACGCCTCCAACCACCTTGTATTGGAATTCTGGATTTCGGCGTCATCTTTACTTTCAATCAGTTACCATTTCCTGATTTTTGATCGAACGAAACGAAGAGAGTTAAGTATCCTGAGCATTGCTGCCTTCGCCCGCCTCCAATACCTTCTGATTTTCTTTTTCGCTGTATTATCAAAGCTGAACTCAGACTTCTTCGACCCCGACTGGAGCTGTGCATCTTTGTTTGCGAAGCAGACGATAGAGTTCCTAAAATTGGATACGATCTCCTTTGGATTGCTGGACCCAAGCAGAGAATCAATCCGAATCTCAGCAATCTACTTAACGCTCACTTGCGAAATAGCCATCCCTTGCCTGCTGATAGCCAAGAAGACAAGGCGGCTAGGCATCTATGTCGCCCTAGCTTTCCACTTCGCAATGGGGTTCATTCCTATTCTCGGGATAAGCAGCTTCTCCTCTCTTAGCTTTACACTCCTGCTCTTCTTTTTCCCAAGGTCTGCCTTATCGCTTCTCGATTCGAATATTAGTTCGATAGTGGCACCCTTCCGACGTCGACGAGCAACAAAAGCAGCCTGTTCCCTCATCGTTTTACTTACCCTTTCATTGGCTATCTACCTACATCAAAGCTACTTTCATCCCGCTGTCACACCTATAGCCAAATGGCTCTGGCTAAGCCTTAGCCTCCCCTTGCTCTGGCTCGCTTTTCGCGCCCTGAGAGCTACTCACCCAAACCGTCAGGACCAAGAGCCAGCGAAAGACCATTTCCTTCCTCAACCCCGGACTCTTGCTTCTCTCAATTTACCCGTAGTCATCCTAGGACTACTTCCTTATCTCGGCCTACAAACACAAGGATCCTTCACCATGTTTAGCAATTTGCGGATCCTTGGAGCTCAACCCAACCTTTTCCTAGCGAATGGCCCGCTGCTTGAAAGCAATTTGGAATTGATCGAAGTGCTCTCTTCGAATCATCCAGAATTCGAATCGTACCCAAACTCCAACAAACTGATAACAAGCCACGAATTTCGCCGCAAAGCACCACGCTACAACGGCGATTTCCATATTCTGTGCGAATACCAGGGCGAGATTATATTGATCGGTCGATTCGAGGGGCAACTCACCCCGCACCCTCTCTTGCTTCCTCTATCGCCTGCTGTGACACGTTGGATCCGCTTTCGCGACGTATCCACCAATGAACACTGTGAATGTGCTTGGTAA